The DNA sequence TGAATTATAATGTTGAAAATACCCGCGTGGGCCAGCGCACCGACTACGATCGTTTGACGCTTGAGGTTCTGACCGACGGCTCGCTAAGTCCGGAAGAAGCGATTGGATTCAGCGCCAAGCTGCTTGCCGATCACTTGCGCTTCTTCATTCACATCGACGAAGATATCATTCCAGTCGAAGAGAAGAAGGAAGACGAAGAGATCGTCCGCGTTCGTAATCTGCTAAATACCCGGGTTGATGAACTCGAACTTTCGGTGCGCTCATCCAATTGTCTGCGCGCCGCGAATATCCAAACCTTGCGCGATCTGGTGACCAAGTCGGAATCAGATATGCTGAAGTATCGTAACTTCGGACGCAAGTCGCTCACCGAGCTAAGCGCCATTCTGGACGAGCAAGGTATGAGCTGGGGTATGGATATTTCTAAATTTATCGCGAATGAATAGACTGAGGAGAGTGATACTGTGTTACATCATGGCAAGAAAACCCCGAAGCTAAGCCGTACGGCCACCCACCGTAACGCTATGCTTTCCAACATGGCAGCGTCGCTCTTCCTGCACTCGAAGATGACGACCACGACGCCGAAGGCAAAGGCGCTTCGTCCCTACGTCGATCGTTTGATCACGAAGGCGAAGGACGGCACGCTGCATAGCAAGCGTCTGGTTGCGAGCTACATGCCGCACAAGGTCGCTTTGAAGAAGCTGTTCGAAGAAATCGCTCCGAAGATGAGCGAACGGACTTCCGGTTACTCGCGCGTAATCAAAGCCGGTATGCGCCGCGGCGACAACGCCGAGGTGTCGGTAATCGAGCTTCTGCTCGACAAGCCGGTCGAGACAGTCGAGAAGAAGGAAGGCAAGGGCAAGGCATCTAAGGAGAAGGGTGATGCACCGGCAAAGACCGCTGCTCCGAAGAAAGCCAAGTCAGCTAAGGCAGGAGCTTCCAAGCCAAAAGCCAAGGCAGCAAAGACGGCCAAAGCCGGTAAGTAGTGCATATTAATCGCGAAAGCGATTCTGAATTCGAGAGGCGGATGATGCGAATCATTCGCCTTTTTCGTTATAATCAGACTCATGCGAGAATGTAGGGCAGGTCTCCAAGTGCGTGTTTCAAATTCTCAGCCTGCATCCGATTATGGGGCCCGCCCCACAAATCTATTCAGCTTTCTCATTATCAGCGGTTTATCATCGACAACTCCGGTCGAGAATATGATTGATTTCGTCGCAGCGGTTCTTCATCTTGAAAAATCAGATGTCGCTTGTTTGGCGATAGTCCGTTAGCCACAATTCAAATCACGACTAAGAAAGGATCGAACGTATGGCGCACCCAGTAGTACACTTTGAGATCGGCTGCAAAGACGGCCAGCAAACGCAGGATTTCTACTCCAAGCTCTTCGACTGGAAAATCGCAGAAATGGGTCCCGCAAGAATGATCGACACCGGCGACAAGGTGGGCATTCAGGGACATATTAGCAGTCTCGGTCATGAGCCTCACCAGTATGTAACTGTTTATGTACAGGTCGAAGATATCAATGCCTGCCTGGCGAAAGCAAGTCAATTAGGCGGCAAGACTCTTGTGCCAGCGACACCCATTCCC is a window from the bacterium genome containing:
- the rplQ gene encoding 50S ribosomal protein L17; translation: MLSNMAASLFLHSKMTTTTPKAKALRPYVDRLITKAKDGTLHSKRLVASYMPHKVALKKLFEEIAPKMSERTSGYSRVIKAGMRRGDNAEVSVIELLLDKPVETVEKKEGKGKASKEKGDAPAKTAAPKKAKSAKAGASKPKAKAAKTAKAGK
- a CDS encoding VOC family protein; this encodes MAHPVVHFEIGCKDGQQTQDFYSKLFDWKIAEMGPARMIDTGDKVGIQGHISSLGHEPHQYVTVYVQVEDINACLAKASQLGGKTLVPATPIPGMGEFAWLSDPGGNIIGLWTSISQ